The Bos indicus x Bos taurus breed Angus x Brahman F1 hybrid chromosome 15, Bos_hybrid_MaternalHap_v2.0, whole genome shotgun sequence genome includes a window with the following:
- the PTH gene encoding parathyroid hormone, producing MMSAKDMVKVMIVMFAICFLARSDGKSVKKRAVSEIQFMHNLGKHLSSMERVEWLRKKLQDVHNFVALGASIAYRDGSSQRPRKKEDNVLVESHQKSLGEADKADVDVLIKAKPQ from the exons ATGATGTCTGCAAAAGACATGGTTAAGGTAATGATTGTCATGTTTGCCATCTGTTTTCTTGCAAGATCAGATGGGAAGTCTGTTAA GAAGAGAGCTGTGAGTGAAATACAGTTTATGCATAACCTGGGCAAACATCTGAGCTCCATGGAAAGAGTGGAATGGCTGCGGAAAAAGCTACAGGATGTGCACAACTTTGTTGCCCTTGGAGCTTCTATAGCTTACAGAGATGGTAGTTCCCAGAGACCTCGAAAAAAGGAAGACAATGTCCTGGTTGAGAGCCATCAGAAAAGTCTTGGAGAAGCAGACAAAGCTGATGTGGATGTATTAATTAAAGCTAAACCCCAGTGA